The following is a genomic window from Canis lupus baileyi chromosome 30, mCanLup2.hap1, whole genome shotgun sequence.
AAGCCAGTCTCAGTGCTAAGGTGGGCCCTTCCATGCTCATCTACTCTCACCACAGATGCCCAAAcctctcatcttatttttttaaatactgaaaggAACTATGATGATTACATTTAAATCCTGCACTCCCGctcccaaccttttttttttttaagatgttatttatttattcatgagaaacacacacagaggcagagacataggcagagtgagaagtaggctccctgcagtgagcccgatgtgggacttgatcccaggaccccgagatcatgccctgagctgaaggcaaatgctcaaccactgagccacccaggtgtcccctactCCCACCCTTCTCATCGCTAAATCTGCCCATCTCCCATCTCCCCTCATTCATCAACTCCATCCTGCACTACATGTTCCATGATTGTCACTACTTTCATCCTTTTCACTTCAGGCCTTTGTTACTATTTTGTCTTCTGGGACATTCTTCCCTCAAATAGCTTCTCTCTTAGTCACGACTTCTATCTCAGTCACTGCCAGATTTGCTCCTGAACAATGTCAAccctcttcccccttttctcccttccccttgctAAAAACCTTCcactcttttcctttccaaagcTTATTACCAAGGGCTAAATTCCTTAGCCTGAAGTTCAAAGCTAAGAAAGTCTTCCCCCACCCTCCTAGCCACCTACACTTCTTGTCATATTGTCACAACCTACCCATCTAGCCAAATGTTCCACTGTTCTACTTTGGTTGCCTTATGCATCCAAACTTAACTAGGGTCATTTTATCTCAATAAGCAATGTTCTCCTCCATTGGAATGCTGATTCTCCCAATccaaaaaaataggtaaattctATGGACTCTTTAAGGGATGGCTCAAATTCCACCTTCCTTAGGAGGCTTTCCCTCATTCCTCTTGCTGGAATAGtttcttctctgagcctccatagCCCTTGGTTGATTATTTTATGGCAATTATTGGTATTTAGTTCATAATACACTTATGCACATATTAAACAGTATCAGATATGGTCGGTATctaataaatgttgaattaatttttaaaaatcaagagtgcTTGTGAAAAGGCAACTAAAAAGACACTGATACAATTTCTCTACAGATTTAGATTTTTAGTAAAGTATCATATTCTGCAATGTTATTATAATCCAGTTCATTCATTATGCAAAGTGATACAAGTTATTGCTCCATGAATTAAAGCTGGACAGAAATTGTTTCTCTCTTCTACTCCTTTGTTATTAAGCATCCATTTCCACACTGTTCTtataaagatcttaaaatatttttccaactttcaagttttaaattttagttttccattctttgtttcttgttctgTAAGAGTTTGGGACACTTTCAGTAGTAATAACTGGTCAGGAAATTCAAAATAgactatgtatttttatttgttgatacTGTTAAAAaaactcctggctggctcagtcagttaagtgtctgccttcagttcaggtcatgatgccagggtcctgggactgagcaccACATCAAgtctccctgcccagtggggagtctgcttgagatctctgCCCCTCAGCCTGTCCCCgcacttgtccctctccctgctcatgctcacttgctctctctctcaaattaagtgaataaagtgtcaaaaaaaaaaaaaaaaaaaaagacatactctAAAATGGAGACATTTGTACTAAGTCCAAATTACTAAACCAAAACTTAATACCAAAGTTAACTACAGTTTCAAAACTCTCCcagatgtggaatctaaaaccagTCAATCTGGAATTGAGGTTACCTGCTCAAGTCCCCtaaaggaaggtgaccttgccaCAGCTAATCCACTCTGCTTGTAACTACCTTGTCGCACACCCTTCTGCCTACAGGTCATTTCATATGGATCTTCAGAGCACTTTTCTGTTAGACgggatgctgcctgattcatAAATCGTCAAATAAAGCCACTAAAGTCTTTAacatttactcagttgaattttgtttaacattttctatttacTCTTGTTTATGACTTAAATACATGCCATATTTTTATTTGCccaagtttaaaaaatactatttttttctagagTATGTCTTTAGGCTTTCTAGAGTATGTTTTTATGCTTTCTACTAAGAAAAtgctctcaaataagtgaatagtTGTATCAACAAAGGACCTGTTTAAGTTCTCTAAGATTGAAGGTGGATTGATTTAAAGCTCTACTTCATGATGTTTTTAACAGTGAATGTGCTACTCGTAAGTGCTTCCTAAATAGATGGTGTAAAAACTGAAGTTTCCTAAGATCTGTGGTTGTGTTCCTCAAGGTGCCTTTTCAATCTCAAACTCAACTTCCTTCTAAATATTTAACTAGCAAAAATCATACTAAAGTTACTGAGGTCAagaaaattgttctaaaaaaaaaaaaaagaaaattgttctaAATTGTAGGATAATATACAGCAAAGGACATGAGAAAGAGTATTATACATTAACGTATGATATATTCATGTAACAGAATGTTGATTGGGATATCTTCTGTTGCCCCAAGGACCAAGTACCCCACTTTCTAAAGAAAACCATAAACAATTTGGGTATAAATACCCCCCTTGATGTTTATGAAGATAATGGTGCTACCCTGAAATCATTACCCCAGTCCTCTCCCTTTTACCCTACCACACAAGTTCCTATCAAGTGTATATGGATAGATTGGGGTTGGGgaggaatgggagagagagaatgaagtgTCCAAATTGTGAGACAGAATGAATTTGTCCAAGTTTTGTGTTCTATCATCTGACTATCCCCCAAGGCAAGTACAGAGGATTTTAAAGAGAATCACTTGCAAAAACTGAAGATGCTTGCCAAGAAGGAAATAGCTATTTGAGCAGGGAGAAGGAGTTGGACAAAGATATTAAGGGAGACAGCAGGATAATGGTGAAGCACCCATTTTCTCATGATTTCTTAGGGCAAGGATATATGAATTTCCCATGGTCAAGTAGGCATCATTGAAAGTAGTGGGCCTTGAGCCTCTTGCTGGTGTCTTACTGAGATAAAACATCTGAAACAAGACTGTCCCACTGGGATGGGAACAGAGGGGAGTTGGAAAGAGATGGAGTTGGAGTGGACTTTCCATTTGGGATAATCTGTACAATGGGAAGACCTCTTAGCCCACTGATTGCCCCCAAGAACTTACACATGCAGCACCTAACCAGAGAGCCTAGCATTTACAGGACTGCTACAGCAAGGGCAGCCAAGAACTAGTAAtagccaaaaccaaaaaatcctacactaaatggatttaaataaataaaaattgcctGAAACAGAAGCCCTCTtcggttattattattattattattaaaggtaACACTAGATAAGTAACAGACATTATGTCTCTTTCCAGTTCTCTGTACCCTTCTTCAactcatttcctcttcttataaggatgctCGTCAGATTGGATTCAGGCCCACCCTAAAGGCCTAATTTTAACTTAATCCTCTTTAAAAGTCCTATCTGAAGGGgacaaaaatcagagaggaagacaaaccatgagagactcttaactctgggaaacaaactgagggttgctggtggTGGAATAGGGTAGGGgggaaggggtaactgggtgtgatgtgatgagcactgcgtgttatacccaactgatgaattattgaacactacacctgaaacgaatgctgtactctatgttggcaaattgaattaaaaaaaaaaaaaaagaaaaagaaaaaatgtcctatctccaaatacaagATTGTAAGgttctgggggttaggatttcaacaagTGAATTTTAAGCGGAACAGAATTCAACCGGTAACACCAGGCATGGgagaaaaaagctatttttaacaCTAAAACCTAGAAGGTTGAGGTCATTTCCAAGGATAAGGAGTGCACTGGCCGACTGATAGTGGCAGGTAAAGGCCAGGGTTGTAGTCGGGGCAGCCTCACCAGGAAGAAGGGGCTCTGAGAAAGATGAGGACCTTAACATCCATGACTCAAGGCACCACCGTAGATGTCAGCTAGAGAAGACAGTCAAAAGTGAGCAATATATGGCCTAGAATGTAGGGCATGGGAGTAGAGTGCTTAATGCAGTATTCTTACAGTCACAAATAGAATCCTTACGTTTATGTAATGAATGACTAGATTGGGAAGTTCTAGCAAACTCCAAAGAGTTGCAAGACAGATTTTAAACAAGTGTATGAGAAAGTCGGTGTGAAATTATAAAAGGTAAAATTCAACTAAACCAAGTGGGGGAAGTGAGGGAACAAGAAGGGAGGTGAAGCGTGTACGGAAAAGGGTCAGGACCTTCTCTAGACTGGGAGTTGCAAGCTAAACCAGGTAGCTCACCTGCCACAGGTGGGTGTTGTTTCAGGGGAGGATAGAGATAGGATCTGAGCAACCAGACTTCCTCAATTACCTTTAAATAATGCCATAATCAAACATCAAATTGTTTCAATGTCTacagttatttaaataaaagtagttCAAATGAATATCATTGCTTAGCATCATTGGAAGAAACAGGACTTACTACTCCTTTACCCTCTCCAATTCCAATTCTGCACACCTTACTAGTTTAGTCACACCTGTATTATTAGGAAGTGTTTACAGGTCTTTTGGAAAAGGTATtcctttataactttttaaaaattttatttacttatttgagagcgagcaagcgagagagggaatgagcaggggagagggagaagcagactcccactgagcagggagcccagtgttggacttgattccaggactcgatcatgacctgagccgaaggctgatgcttaacccactgagtcaaccaggtgccccgGGAAAGGTATTCCCAAGCAGGTTTGGCTTTGGTTAGAATTGCACACCACAGTAACAATCTATTTCTCTTTTGAAGTGAGCTAAACTCATAAAGAAGGTTGTTAAaggacttcattaaaaaaaaaaaaaaagaaaacctttaagaGTTTAAGATCCAATATTTATTGACACAAATCAGAGATTATCAGACATGAAAAGGCACAGCTAgtttccttcttaaaaataatttccttaagaGCCATCTACTGGAACTGAAATTTTGACGTGTCTATTATGCCACCTATCTGTTCCGTGTTTGTTGTTGGATCTTCCATCACTGAGGCAAAACACCACTATACAGCTTATTCTTTCAAAGGAGATTCCTTTGTAGAACCCCCATTTGCTCTCAGCTTTCCTTTCTCTACCTGGGGAGCACAGTAATAGACTGATCAGAAACTGCTAGGGAAGAGAGGGGACCTGGGCTCTTAGGGTGTAAGCAGCTAACATTTGAGGAGATGACAGTTGAGATACAATGGATGTTCCTGTGTAGGTTTAAACCTAACTTGAGTTTCCTGGAAAAgccatgataaaatatttataagttatttcttcatattttgggAGCAGATATAACACCCCTCTGCAGCAAGCATTCCTTAGGTCAGGGTGGCTCCGCTCAGGCAGTAAGTCTCCTCTAAAGGGTAGTCCTGCACACTGAGAACAGTCTGGTGGGTTATGGGCAAGTTGTAGCCAATTTATGCAAGGTCTCCACCTGATTCATTATAACCAAATGGGAGGATTTAAAATTGGTGCTGAGACACAGAATTCAATACACTCAACTGTACACCCAATATcaccaaataatttatttggaaCCAGAATTAAAAGAACATTTGACAGTTCTCTGGACATTTGACAGTTGTGAAACATGTTTATTCTGATCCAGTTGTACAACTAATCTAGGACAAATTGCcaaataaattttacattatttcttcaGGACTGGGGTTTGTCCAAGACTTCAAATTTGGGatctaagaaaaggaagaaaaaaggttCAAGCTTAGTCATagtgaaataaaatgcattatctAGAAGGCTTCAATATTTAACTcatctagtaattttttttctttagtgaatATCTACTGTTTTTCAACACCTACATGGGAATATAACAATTGCTAAAGATTTATTCAGCACTCACTATAAACCAGGCTCTTTATTAACTGATTTCACATATGTCATTTAATTACAATAACCATTAAGAAGATATAACTCTCTCCAATGTCAGATGAAAAACAGTCACCATTACCTATTCCAAGATCACATACCTCATAGGTGATCTTGTCAAGATCCAAGATCAGAGAGTTTGATTTCAGATCCCCACCATTTAACCTCTTATGTGATCTCCCATGCCAACggcaatcatttatttatatcagagcCTCACACGCAAACATCATTGCCCTAATAAATTTACATGTGATTGTCATTTAATCCTCTGAAGAATTCAATTGTAAAGTATAAATATGCTCAACTTAATCTCCTACAAGAATGAATCCATGATTAGACACTTACCTTCAAATTTGAAGTCAGGGAACGTATTCATGTCTGCTTTACCATACATTTGCTTAAGCTTAAAAAGCTCCTTCTCCAGGTCTTGCTGGTACTCTGGGCCAGTATCAACAGGTCCTCCAGATGTCCTGTTGTATAAATAAGCCAGGTAAAAACTCACGCACCaatttataaaaccaaaattaCTTTTCAGCATCAAGTTTCAATAGATCTTTCAAAAGTATTCACAtgggaaaaatattctttatgaaaaaagtatttgaatttcAATTCAAACTTTTATTATGATGAGGTTCCACATAAAAGGGGCAACTTCAAATGAACTTCTAACTTTCAAGATTTGTAGTATCAAGGATGTTTATTAAGTCAGAATCTCTTGAGGTCTAAGTTGCGGTAAGATAAAATGGCTAAGTCCACGGCTCTTGGAGTCAATCACTGCTTCTGTTTGAATGTGTGCTCTACAATTTATTAAAACTGCTAAACCACAGCAAGGCATGAAGCACTCTAAACTTTAGTTTTCACATCTAAAACTGAAGGTCCTACCTAACGATGGCATTATAAGAATTACAGAGAAAATGCACATGTACCACTAAACatagtgactggcacatagtgAAGTGACACAGTGATGTGTTACTTATTTCTATTACCGAATTTAAATCAGCCACCACTAAATGGCTTCTAAAAGGTCTTTTAGTAACTTTAAGTCTCTTATAATACAGGTCTACCAAAGAAGCAAATATTTCCTATCCTCAGAAATttgctatttagaaaaaaaaatgtctagaaaCATTTATGCTATAAGTTATTGATAAGCTTGAAAGACATGGTTCACCAAACAGCTACTCAAGCTGAGGAGAGCGCACTTTTGCTGAGTTAACTgggaaaaatttcattttaaaaaggtggCATTTGAGACACATCATGCATTTGGGTCAGATTTTAATTTCCTACATTCTAAGACTGAGAAAGCAAAGATATGGAGGGAGGTAATAAAGAACTGGCTTATGTGGAGAAGAACAAGACATCTATCTAGATGGAAAAGCCAGCAGGACCCAGGTCATGGGAGACCTAGAGTGTTAAGTCTGGGAGTTTGTATTGTATTTGCTAAGCAATAAAGTGACAAAACTAGAATTTGGGAAGATAAATATAGCATTATGGACCAGCAGTGGGGCCAATTAGATGTAATTAATTCTTTGCATAAATTCTGTGTTTGTCATGTCACTGTCCACCTACCAATGAGCAATAAACAAACTTTATAAGTGAGAATTCCATTAAATGGGTAATAATATTTTCACATATGCCTATTAAAAGCATAGGGCTTTATATATGTTACAGAATTTccacaaaaaaaagagacagCTCTACTTTAAGAACTTATTAATGATGTTGATTGTCATGGACCCAATTTTCTTCTAGATCAGCACATGGAATAGAACCTTCTGTAATGACAGACATGCTCTACATCTATGCTGTCTCATTAGGTAGCTACTAGCAAAATCTGGCTAGTGAGCCCCAGAAATGTGACTAAGGGACTgaggaattgaatttttatttatacttagctataattaattaatttcaataGTCACATGTGGATAATGGCCAATGAAATAAGACAGTACAGGCCAAGATAGAACCTTCCACCAGATACCTTAATGATGGTCTTCCAGCTCTGGGAGCCACAGGTCTCAGGAACTGCTTTGAGAGGATCTAGCCAGTCTCACTACTATACTGGTTACTGATAGATGATGGCTGTTATAACTGTAATGTGTACTCTTATTAAAAAGAGGCCAGGTATTACCTATAACCTCAGGTATAGGATATACCTGACTATGTCTCCCAGCCCATCCTATTACATCCCCAGGATCTAGCATGGTGACCAGGACAAAGTAGACACTCAAAGGATACTTGTTTATTGCACTTAAAAAATACTATGCATGCTAATTTATTGAATCACTTAATTTTTACAACATCTTTTGAAATACTGCTATTATCAtacccattttacatatgaataaggtacagaggttaaataacctgcccaaggtcatagtGCTGGCGTCAAAGCAGCACTCCAGGCTAGAATTCATGTGCAGAACATTTTTCCACACAGTTTGCACAAATAAATGAACTCTTTAGACTAAGAGTTTAATCTTAAAGCTTTAGATTAAACCAGCCAGGGATCacctcaggggcgcctggctggctcagtgggtagagcgtGCAAttctgagttcgagccccacattgggcataaagcttactttgaaaaaaaaaaaaaaaaatagagtacacCTCTGGATTAATTTATTGGATAAAGTACGAACAGCATCAACACTAAGATACTACAAAACCTCTGGACAGGAAACACTCAAATCCCCCAACCAGTGCTGCACATGTCACTAAACTGTATGATTTTAGACAAACTGTAAACTTTTAGCCTTGCTTTTCTCATATAAAAAATGGAGATAAGATCTGTAAGATTGTTGGCAGAATTTTATAACAATGTCTTCATTTTAATCCCTTTGTTCTCTTCCTCCTTAGTTCTGACAAGGACAAAAACTTTTGTCAGTTGCTCAGACTCAAAGTCTCAGAGTTCTTTAAttgttccctctcctctgcctctccatcaGATAACCAAGATCAGTTCTCAGTCTCTCAATGCCTTGACTATCACTTATATATTCCCACTGCTATAAAGCCAAGATCCTTATCAACCAGTGCTTGGATTATTACATTTTCCATcatgtctgtcttccttttctgcACATTCCAATTTTTCTAATACTCTGTGATTAAAATTATCATCCTAATAGAGTAATATTAATCTTGTTCCGCTCCACCATACTGCTTAAAAACCTTTAATTCATTATAAATGCCTATCGTATAATCAAAGCCTCATAATCCCCTCATTTCAACCCCATTCCTATTGCTACTGCTCCTTACACTCCTCGTATATATCCAACTTCCTGGGAAACGGCATTACACAATTTCCCAAAGATACTTTGTGGTTTCTAGTTTTCATGCCTTAGCTcacttcattctttcttcctaaaaGATATCGTCCTCCCACTCCCATTTATCTGTCCAACCTTCACACCGGTTGTTCATAACCTGGGGGAGACCCCTAGATGTAGATATCTACCAATGGCTTTCCATGGGTTTGAGGAACCTTTCAAGCTATAAGCTTGAAAATCATGTGAGTAAATTATTCACCTTTTTTAAACTGAGGATGATCCAGAGCTATCCATATtctcaaaatggataaaggacTAAACAGTGCCTTCAAAGCCACGACAAAACAATCACTCTTACAAGCTGCCTTTGCCTCTTCCAAAATGCCTCCAGCTAGAAACGAGCATTCTTTCCTGTGAACTCCCCAACATTAACTATGTCACTACCTTAGCATCTAACCCGTTTTACCTTATATACTACTTTATACGTGCCTACATGCTTTCTACCCTTATCAGATTTCAAGATTATGGAAATGCAATATGGCTTCTTTCTGTGGCCCAACACGGTTTAATAGCCCAGTGCTTTGAACATGCTAGACAGCTAAATAAAACAGAACACTGAACTGACGTATGTCACTTTTCCTAAAATTTGGGGGTTGAATTTGATGGCTAAGGTCATCACTCATCTCCAAAACGGTGTGGTTCTATAATCATCCTGGAtttgctttatgccatttcagAGTCTTTTGTCTTCTgatattcctagaaatatataactaTGGAAAtagcagtaaagaaaaaaatgctgtgtTCATACATTACTCCCAAATCATGATGTAATAGAAAGGTCACTAAATTGAGAATTAGaatattttgataatatatttttcctcCAATTAGTTTTATGACCTGAGGCTAATTAATGTCTAAGGGACTTAGTTTTCTCAAATATAGTTGCTAAATGATTTCAAGATCCCATGTACTTCTAAGAATTGACTCTAGTTTATAATAAATGACATTATAATAATGATATATCTAAAATGACAATAGATTTAACAGAATTCTCCCTTGGAacccataaaaggaaaaaaaaaatggaacttaaAAGAAGAATCAAGATCTTTACATTCTTTTAGAGCATCTAATGAACCTGTATGTCAGGGATCACCTCAGTGAAGATCTTAGACACTCTCAAACAccaattttttcccccaatctcAAAATTTAATACtttggatatttatatttacacCATGATTGATTATCTACCACTTACTGGCGTTTAGTTCTATATTCTCTAATCTTGTCCACGAAGAGTTTCTGTACAGGATCAAGTTCCTTGTTAAATGCCACTGCTGTAACACCAATGTTTCTCCTCAAATGGACTGAGACTGCAGATCGAATGAGAGAGGAGAACCTGAAGAGCCTCTGAAGAATCATGGTGATTCTGTTACCGAAAACAAGCACCAGCAtgttaatatactttaaaacatatAACTGCCAAATatctctaaatatttcatatagtgGGGCTTTAACTCCACTAATTGCTACAAAACTCAACCATAAAAGAACCAGCCCAACAGAGCCCACCAacgaaagagaaaaatcaagcagTACAACCTAATCAAtaaaagagtggaaaaaaaaaaaaaaaaaaggacttaaagaCTTCCAAGTCCTTACTTTCAGAAACTAAAGTACAGTGATCTTCTAACTAACACATTTCAGTGGATAAAACAGGTGATTTCAGCtatcagatgcaaaaaaaaaaaaaagaaaaaattacaaaaatacatggaaacaagaaTTCCCAAAAGAAGTAATAGACAAggaagccgggatccctgggtggcgcagcggtttggcgcctgcctttggcccaggtcgcgatcctggagacccgggatcgaatcccacatcgggctcccggtgcatggagcctgcttctccctctgcctgtgtctctgcctctctctctctctctctctctgtgactatcataaataaataaaaataaaaaaaaaaatttagacaaGGAAGCCATAAATAATTAGAAGAAATTTCCCTCAGATTAAGAAAGGTGGCCTCTGTCAAACAGGGTTTATTCAACCCTATGTTGGAATGGAGATAAAAGATTCACACCTCAGTATAGCTTGGTAAAATTTCTGAACATTAAAGTGAAAACCTGGCACGCTAACATGACTCCCACAGTGTCCCAAAACTACCTATTAATAACAATAACCATTGTCATCCTAACACTGGACTGCTATTAAgtgctcaaagtgtggtctgtggaccaaCAGTAGTATACAAATTCTTACTGGTCTATAGTAATACAATTGAAATAAGGACTTAGAAACTTTTATAGCAATTTGACAGagtaatatatatttcttgaataataAGTCAGTCTGTATTTTGTGTGTCTTCCCTGTACCATCTTTCACCTAATTTTTCCAGTACCTCATTTTCATTGTATTCTTCCAAAGTCGCTGCAAAGGTTGGGGGGTAAAAATGGTCCTCTACCACTAAGAGTTTAAGAAGCACTAAGTTAGAAGACTGTAGGGTAGTAACGCAGTGGTTCCTGAGTAGGGGTGACAGTACCCCCCAAGAGATAGctgacatttttggttgttgtgGCTTGGGTGTGACTGGCCAGGGATGTTGCTAAACAACCCTTAACAATCACAAACAGCCTCCCCATGAAAAAGAATTCTCTGGTCCAAAACGTCAATAGTGCTAAGGTTGAGAAGCCCTGGAATGGCACATGAAGATCACCAAAAGAAGAGAACAAACCAAgggctgatggagggaggtggggcatgggctagatgggtgatggggattaaggagggcacttgttaatGATGAACAtggtgttatatgtaaatgatgaatcgctgaatt
Proteins encoded in this region:
- the ATP5PF gene encoding ATP synthase-coupling factor 6, mitochondrial, which codes for MILQRLFRFSSLIRSAVSVHLRRNIGVTAVAFNKELDPVQKLFVDKIREYRTKRQTSGGPVDTGPEYQQDLEKELFKLKQMYGKADMNTFPDFKFEDPKFEVLDKPQS